A window of Cellulomonas wangleii genomic DNA:
TGGTCCCCGCCGTGGGCCGCCTGGTGCCCCTGACACCGCGGGAGCGCACCGTCCTCACGCTGCTCGACGAGCACGGCACCACGCGCGAGGTCGCCGACGCCCTGACGGTGTCGGTCAACACGGTGCGCAAGCAGGTGCTGAGCATCTACGCCAAGCTCGGCGTGCACGACCGGGAGGCGGCGCTGCGCCGCGCGCACGAGCTGGGCGTGCTGGGACCGGAGCGGCCCGGGCGCTGAGGGCACCCGCGCGCCGGCTCAGTCCTCCCAGGGCGGCGTCTCGTCCAGCTTCGCGTAGTACTTGGCCAGGTGGGACCGCACCCGGTCGCGGTCCTTCTCGGGCAGGTCGACACCGCCGCGGGACCCCTGCATGACGGCGGCGGCGGCGATCACGGCGCGCGGCACCGCCACCAGCCGGCCGTCCACGACGTCGGCCACCAGCAGCTTGTACGCGGTGAAGTTGCCCTTCTTCTGCGCGTCGTACCAGACGTGCGCGTCGCGGTACCGCTCGTTGGGCGCGTCCTGCGCCCCGGCCCACTCGCGGACCCGGCGCTCGGCGGCGCCGCCGTCCCACTCACGGTCCCGGTCGGCCAGGGGCAGGTCCTGGAAGGCGGTCACGGCCATCGGTGGTCCTCCGTCCTCGTGCGTCGTTCGTGTCGGTCCGGGTCGTGCCTCGCGTCCCGACGGCACGTGCGGCCGCCCCGGCGCGGGGACGTCAGTGCGCCGGTGCGGCGGCGCGCAGCCGCTCGAGCAGCGGACCGGCCGCCTCGTCGAGGAACCGCTGCTGCAGCGCGTCCCCCACCTGCACCAGGGCGACGTCGGTGAAGCCGGCCTCCCAGTAGGCGCTCACGGCCTCGACGATCGCGTCGAGGTCGGGTCCGCACGGGATCGACTCAGCGACGTCCTCGGGGCGGACGAACTGGCTCGCGGCCTCGAACGCCTCCGTGGTCGGCAGGTCGGCGTTGACCTTCCACCCGCCCCCGAACCAGCGGAACTGGTCGTGCGCGCGGGCGACGGCCTCGTCGCGGTCCGGCCCCCACGAGATCGGGATCTGCCCGATCTTGCGCGACGGACCCAGCCCGGCGCGGGCCTCGTCCCAGCGGGTCACGAGGTCGGCGTCCGGCTCGACGGCCACCAGGTGGTCCGCGAGCGCGGAGAACCGCGACACCGACTGGGCGCCGGACACCGCGACGCCGATCGGCACCCGCTGCTCGGGCAGGTCCCACAGCCGGGCGGAGTCGACGCGGAAGTGCGCGCCCTCGTACGTGACGCGCTCCCCGTCCAGCAGGTCGCCGATGATGACGAGCGCCTCCTCGAGCATGTCGTGCCGCTCGCCCACGGCCGGCCACCGCTGGCCGACGACGTGCTCGTTGAGGTTCTCCCCCGCGCCGACGTTCAGCGTGAACCGCCCGTCGGACAGCACCGCGAGCGTCGCCGCCTTCTGCGCGACGACCGCCGGGTGGTACCGGACGATCGGGCAGGTCACGTACGTCATGAGCTCGAGGTGCTCGGTGGCCTGCGCGACCGCGCCCAGCACGGTCCACGCGTAGGGCGCGTGCCCCTGGGAGTCGAGCCAGGGGAAGTAGTGGTCGGACGACACGGCGAAGTCGAAGCCCAGCCGGTCGGCGTCCTGCGCGTACCGCACGAGCTCGCGCGGGCCGGACTGCTCGGTCATGAGGGTGTACCCGAAGCGTGTCACCGCACGAGGATGACCCGGACGCGGCCGGTCGGCATCCGGAGCGCACGACCCCGCCGGGAGGGACCGGACCGCGCCGGGCTAGGGTCGGGAGCGAGGACGAGGAGGTCCGCGTGACGCAGCAGCAGCCGATCCGGCTCGGGGTCGTGGGGTCCGGGTGGCGGGCCGAGTTCTTCGTGCGCGTGGCGCGCCTGATGCCGGACCGGTTCCGGTGCGTCGGCGTGGTGACGCGCACCGCCGAGCGCGGTGCGCAGGTCGAGGCCGCCTGGGGTGTCCCGACGGTCCGCACCATCGAGGAGCTCGTCACCGGCGCCGTGCCGGGTGCCGGCGCCGCGCCCGACCGTCCCGAGCTGATCGTCACCGCGACACCCTGGCCCGTCACGCCCGGCGCGGTGCGCGAGATCGTCGACGCGTCCGTGCCCGTGCTCGCGGAGACCCCGCCCGCCCCCGACGCCGCCGGGCTGCGCGCGCTGTGGGCGGACGTCGGCCCGACCGGGCTCGTGCAGGTCGCCGAGCACTCGCCGTTCATGCCGGCGCACCAGGCACGACGCGCCGTCGTGGCGTCCGGGGCCATCGGCACGCCGACGAGCGTGCAGGTCTCCTCGACGCACCTGTACCACGCGGTCGGCCTGGCCCGGCACCTGCTGGGCGCCGGGCGGGGTCCGGTCACCGTCCGCGCGCAGACGGCCACGGCACCGCTGCTGGACCCCGTCGGGCGGTACGGCTGGTCCGACGCCACCGAGCCCGGACCGACCCGCGCGATCCTCGCGACGCTCGACCTGGGCGACGGTCGCACCGTGCTCTACGACTTCACCGACAACCAGTGGTACAACCCGCTGCGCAGCAACCGGGTCGTCGTGCGCGGGTCGCACGGCGAGATCGTCGACGACACCGTGACCCGGTGGGTGGAGGGCCGGACCGTCGTCACGTCGCGCATCGAGCGCCGGCAGTCCGGCATCGAGCAGAACCTCGAGGGCTTCGACCTGCAGCACCTGTCGATGGACGGCCGGGTGCTCTACCGCAACCCGTTCACGGGCGCCCGCCTCGCCGACGACGACCTCGCGGTCGCGCACCTGGTGGACGCGACCGGCGCGTGGGTGCGGGGCGACGGCCCCGCGCCGTACCCGCTGGCCGACGGCTGCCAGGACCACCTGCTGGGTCTGGCGATCGAGGAGGCCGCGCGCACGGGCGAGGCGGTCGTGACGGCCGCGGAGGCCTGGGCGGACGCGGTCTGACCGGCAGCGTCACGCCCCGCGGACGTCCTGCTCCTCCACGCCCGAGACCGCAGGCTCCTCGTCGTCGCCCTCGGCGGCGTCGGTGAAGAGCTGCCACACCGGCCCGGCGACGAACCAGATGGCCATGACGATCGTCGCGCGCCCGGCCCACCCGAGCAGCGTCTCGCGCTGCGGCCCCTCGCCGGCGATGAGCAGCAGGACGCCGAGGATCGCGACGGAGACGAACCACGCCAGCAGCACCCGCAGCCACAGCCTCCACTCGTGCACGACCTTGGCCCGCCCGCCCGACGGCACGCGCGGCGGGCGGGGCCCGTCGAAGAACCGCCAGGCGACCCAGCCGTCGACCTTGTGCACCGTGTACCGGCCGAACGCCACGGTGAACCCGAGGTAGAGCGCCGCGAGCCCGTGCGTCCACGTCGCCTCCGCGCCACGCAGCAGGTCGGCGACCGTGGCCACCAGCAGGACGACCTCGATGAGCGGCTCGCACAGCAGCAGCACGGTCGACAGCCGCCGGCGGCGGAACACGTAGCGCGCGACGACCGCCGCGGCGAGGAACACCCAGAACGCGACCTCGCACGCGATGACCAGCGCGGCGACGGGGTAGTCGCGGACCCACTCGACGATCTCCATGCCTCGACCGTGCCGCCGCACCCCGGGCACGCACCTCGTGCGGACGGACGGACCTGTGCCCGCGACCTCCTCCGTCCGGAGGAGAGCCGCAGGTCGCGGACGTGCTGGGATGGGCACATGGTCACGCCCCGGCGCCTCGCCGCGCTCACGCGGTGGCTCCGCACGCCGCCGCGCGGGCCGGCGGCGGACCGGGCGTACTCGCTGACGATCCTGCTGGCCGGACTGGCGTTGCTGGCGCTCGACGTGAAGATGCTCGGGACCGACCAGCCGGTCGTCGCGGCCCCGGGCGGGGCGACCCCGTGGCAGGTCGCGATCCTGCTGCTGGGGACGTCGGTGCTGCTGGCCAAGCGCCGTCGGCCGGTGCTGGTCCTGGTCGCGGTCACCCTGCTCGTGGTGGCGGACGTGCTGCTCGGCGGCAGCCTGGGCATGTACCTCGTGCTGTTCGACGCGCTGTTCACGGTGGCGCGGGCCGCCGGGCGACGGGCGCGGGCGGTCGTGCTGGGCGTGCTGGTGTCCCTGGTCCTCGCGGTGCTGGTCACCACCGTCGCGCTCGGGGCGTCGCCGCGCGACGTGGTGCAGCTGACGCTGGTGGCCGGCTCGCTTCTGCTGCCGCCGTGGTGGTGGGGCTCGGACGTGCGCCGCTCGGAGCTCCTCGCCGCGGAGCAGTCCCGCCGTGCGGACGCCGAGCGTGCCCGCGCCGACCTCGCCCGGGCGCACGCGGACGACGTCGCCCGCATCGCCGCCCTCGACCGCGACCGCGCCGTGCAGGACGAGCGCGCGCGCATGGCACGGGACCTGCACGACGTGGTCGCCGGGCACCTGTCGGCCGTGGCGATCCACGCCGAGGCGGCACTGGCCGGCCCGCCGGACGAGCCGCGCGACCGTGCGGCGCTGGCCGCCGCCCGGGCCGGCTCGCTCGCCGCGCTCGCGGAGATGCGCTCGATGATCCTCGTGCTCCGTGCGGGTGCGGACGCCGACGCGGCCACCGCACCGGCCGGGCTGTCGCGCGTCGCGGACCTCGACGTGGACGTCGTCGGCGACGTGCCGGCGGACCTGCCCACGGCCGTCGACCACGCGGCGTTCCGCATCCTGCAGGAGGCCGCGACCAACGCCCGCAAGCACGGGACGGGGCCCGCGGCGGTGCGGTTCGCGGCCGACGGCGACGACCTGGAGATGGTCGTCGAGAACGCCCTGCGGACCGACGCCCTGCCCGTCGACCCGGCGCTGACGTCGTCCACGGGCCTGCAGACGATGCGCGAA
This region includes:
- a CDS encoding TIGR03557 family F420-dependent LLM class oxidoreductase, whose translation is MTRFGYTLMTEQSGPRELVRYAQDADRLGFDFAVSSDHYFPWLDSQGHAPYAWTVLGAVAQATEHLELMTYVTCPIVRYHPAVVAQKAATLAVLSDGRFTLNVGAGENLNEHVVGQRWPAVGERHDMLEEALVIIGDLLDGERVTYEGAHFRVDSARLWDLPEQRVPIGVAVSGAQSVSRFSALADHLVAVEPDADLVTRWDEARAGLGPSRKIGQIPISWGPDRDEAVARAHDQFRWFGGGWKVNADLPTTEAFEAASQFVRPEDVAESIPCGPDLDAIVEAVSAYWEAGFTDVALVQVGDALQQRFLDEAAGPLLERLRAAAPAH
- a CDS encoding Gfo/Idh/MocA family protein, with protein sequence MTQQQPIRLGVVGSGWRAEFFVRVARLMPDRFRCVGVVTRTAERGAQVEAAWGVPTVRTIEELVTGAVPGAGAAPDRPELIVTATPWPVTPGAVREIVDASVPVLAETPPAPDAAGLRALWADVGPTGLVQVAEHSPFMPAHQARRAVVASGAIGTPTSVQVSSTHLYHAVGLARHLLGAGRGPVTVRAQTATAPLLDPVGRYGWSDATEPGPTRAILATLDLGDGRTVLYDFTDNQWYNPLRSNRVVVRGSHGEIVDDTVTRWVEGRTVVTSRIERRQSGIEQNLEGFDLQHLSMDGRVLYRNPFTGARLADDDLAVAHLVDATGAWVRGDGPAPYPLADGCQDHLLGLAIEEAARTGEAVVTAAEAWADAV
- a CDS encoding sensor histidine kinase, whose translation is MVTPRRLAALTRWLRTPPRGPAADRAYSLTILLAGLALLALDVKMLGTDQPVVAAPGGATPWQVAILLLGTSVLLAKRRRPVLVLVAVTLLVVADVLLGGSLGMYLVLFDALFTVARAAGRRARAVVLGVLVSLVLAVLVTTVALGASPRDVVQLTLVAGSLLLPPWWWGSDVRRSELLAAEQSRRADAERARADLARAHADDVARIAALDRDRAVQDERARMARDLHDVVAGHLSAVAIHAEAALAGPPDEPRDRAALAAARAGSLAALAEMRSMILVLRAGADADAATAPAGLSRVADLDVDVVGDVPADLPTAVDHAAFRILQEAATNARKHGTGPAAVRFAADGDDLEMVVENALRTDALPVDPALTSSTGLQTMRERATALGGTLTAAPTGTVWRVHVRLPLRPGDER